The stretch of DNA GTGTCGGCGTAGCGTATTGGCCGCGCTGATTCCGGAGGCGAAGTTCTCTCCCTGAATCGAACGCCGTCTGCTCCTGAAGGCGGAGATCCTCTTGTTGAGCGACCGTACTCACGCTACAGCCCCAGTTGATCCAGGTCTTCTATGCGATGCTCCCATATCCAATCAATTCCCTCAGCAGCTTCATACCCAAGATAGCCGCTGTCAAAATACCCGCAAAGAAACAGAAGGTATTGAACGTTATCGCCGTAGGTTTCGCGCAATTGGCGAATCTTGGTTGCCTCTTCCTTGCGACGTTTGTTGACGTTGGTAAAGTCCCCCGCAGACTTCGCTTCGATCAGGACGGGTAATCGTCCATTTGAGGCTTCATGCGGTTGGAACACGAAATCCACAGGAATGTTGACAGTACGAGCAGTGCCAGCGCGAACGGTTACGCGAAATCCGAACGTCCCCGATTTCATTGCGGTGATCGGCGCGGCGGGAGCGGGTTGGACGTGACTATATTGCTTCGCCGTCAAATAGCTGGCAAGTCGGTCAAGCTGACGTTTTTCCTGGGCGTTGCGGATAATGGGGTCTGAGACCGCTCCGCAGAGGCGGTCAGCGATAATCGTAGCAGCGCGCGACCGTTGAGTCGGATTCGCCGTCGTGCGTCTCTCCAGCCAGACCGCCACATCCTGGTCAATCATTCGGGTTATGGTCTGGCAAATCCGTGCCGCGTGGTCACGCCGCTCATCCTCTTTCATTCGGAGCGGTATGCGGCCGGACTCCAGTGCCTGGACGAAAGACTTGGATGTGTAAGCGAGGCCCACGAGGCGATCTCGAGCAAGCGGTGGACAGGTCGCCATGCGCAATACCTGCAAGATTGAAGGTGCCTCCAGGATAGTCGTTGAACGAATCGTTGTCAGATCGCCCGTCCGGCGAAACGCCTTTCGCACGTCCCGCACGGCTCCTCGTCTGCTGTCGCGATACGCCTGCGGCGCGAACTTCAAGAACCAATCGTTGAACATGTCAACGGAAGCGGCAATGTCTGCCTTCCAACGATGGGGCTTGTCCAAGTTAATAGCCATGTTCTCGCCAGAAACGCCGGGGTCGCCCGGTTTTTGCCGTTCCCAATTCCGGCTACTATAACCGCCCCACCTTATTCATCACCAGCATCTTGATTTCCGTCATGTCCTCCATGGCGAAGCGGACGCCCTCCCGGCCCAGGCCGGAGTCCTTGATCCCGCCGTAGGGCATGTTGTCCACGCGGAAGCTGGGCACGTCGTTGATCACCACGCCGCCCACGTCGAGCTCGTTGTAGGCGTACCAGGCGCGGTCGATGTTCTTGGTGAAGACACCCGCCTGGAGTCCGTAGACGCTGTCATCGACCACGCGGCAGGCCTCGGCGAAGCTGGTGAAGGGCTCGAGCGTGGCGGCCGGGCCGAAGACCTCCACGCAACTGATCTTCGCGTCGCGGGGGACGCTTTCCAAGAGCGTCGCCTCGTAGAACAGGCCGTGACGCTTGCCGCCGCAAATGACCTTGGCCCCGCGCTTCTTCGCCTCATCCACCCACTCTTCCATGCGCTTGGCGTCGCCTTCGGAGATCATCGGGCCGATGAACGTGTCCTCCTCCTGCGGGTCGCCCATTTTCAGCTTGGCGCAGCGATCTTTCAGCAGGCCGGCGAGACGCGGGTAAACGCTTTCGTGGGCGAGGATGCGCTGCACGCTGATGCAGCTCTGGCCACTCTGGTAGAAGGCGCCGAGGATGATGCGCTCGGCCGCGAAGTCGATGTCGGCGTCTTGGTCAACGATGCAGGCCGCGTTGCCGCCGAGTTCAAGGACGACCTTCTTCTTGCCGGCCTTGGCCTTGAGTTCCCAGCCGACGTCGGGCGAGCCGGTGAAGCTGAGCAGCTTGAGGCGTTCGTCAGTGGTGAATAGGTCGGCCCCTTCGCGCGAGCACGGAAGGATCGAGAACGCACCGGGCGGCAGGTCCGTCTCGGCCAGGATCTCACCGAGGATGATGGCGCCGATCGGTGTCCAGCTCGCGGGCTTGAGAATGAATGGGCAGCCCACGGCGATGGCCGGGGCAACCTTGTGGGCCACGAGGTTGAGGGGGAAGTTGAACGGCGAGATGAAGCTGCACGGACCGATGGGGAAGCGCTTCCACAATCCCTCGTAGCCCTCGACGCGGGCGCTGATGTCCAGCGTCATCACCTCGCCGCCCATGCGCACGGACTCCTCGGCCGCGACCCGGAACGTATCGGCCAGACGGGCCACCTCGCCTCGGGCGTCGCGGATGGGCTTGCCCGCTTCGATGCAGAGCGCTCGTGCGAGTTCGTCCTTGCGCTCCTCGACGCGCTTGACCACATGATTGAGCACGGCCTGGCGATGGTACGCGGGCAACTTGCGCATACGCGGGAAGGCCTCGACCGCCGCGGCGATGGCCGTGTCGATGGTTTTGGCGTCAGCCTTGGCCACCCGCGTGGCGACTTCGTTGGTGTACTTGTTGCGGACTTCGAGGTCGGTATTGGCCTGGACGGGCTTGTTGGCGAGGTAGTAGGGATAATTCTTGTTGAGCATGATGAGGATCCTTGAATAACGAGGCTGGCTTCGTTCACGCCGGCTCGGCGTCACGCGTGTACAAGAACCAGCGCTTCTTCGGGCTGCCGGTCTTGGGCGTCTGGCGAACGAAGTAGACTTCCCACGTCGAGCCGTCGTCCATGAGGAGCTTATAACGGTGCTGGCGGAGGTAAAGCTGGCCCTGGGCCGTGCTGCCCTCGCGCGAGGAGTGCTTCCACGCCTGGAGGACGCGCGTGATGGCGTAGTCACGATCGCGCCAGGAAAAGCCGGCGGGCAGGCCCGGTTCGCCGCGCCCCATGGCCGATGCGTCGAACGTGCCCGCAAAGGGCATGATGGCCTCGCTGATCAGTTCGGGCGTGGACATGGTAATCCGGCCGGAGCCGCCGATCCGCAATCCGACGTCCCTGAACCGCCTTCCGGGACGATCCGAACATTTTACGAACATTTTGCTTGCGGTCCAGAGGAACACGGATTATCATGCCAGAGGATCCAGAAAAAGGGAGGTACGGCGTGTCGTTACTGGTCACCGGCAGTTTGGGCATTGATAACATCATTTCCCCGCACGGAGAGGCGGAAAACGTCCTCGGCGGCACCGCCGTGAACTTCGCCCTCGCGGCGGCGTTTTACGGCCCGGTGCGCCTGGTGGGCGTCGTGGGGGGAGATTTTCCACCCGCGTTTCGCCGCGTTCTGGAAGAGCGGCGCATCGACCTTTCCGGCCTGGAGGTCCGCGAGCAGAGCCGCACGTTCCGGTGGACGGGGAAGTATACCGGGGACATGAACGAGGCCGAGACGGTGGACGTACATCTCAACGTCCTCGCCGAAGCCGCGCCCAAGGTACCCGCGCCTTTCGTGGACAGCGACTACGCGTTCCTTGCGGCGACCCATCCGACTTCGCAGCGCGAGTTGCTCGGCCAGCTCACCGGTCCCCGCCTTGTCGTCTGCGACACCATGAACCTGTGGATCAAGACCGAGCGGGATTCGCTGATCGAGACGCTTCGCCGGGTCCACGGCGTCATTCTCAACGACGGCGAGGCGCGCATGCTGACGGAGAAGATGAATCTGCTTCTGGCGGCGGACACCATTCTGGAGCTCGGGCCGCGCTTCGTCATTATCAAGAAGGGCGAGCACGGGGCCCTGCTGGTCACGCGGGAACAGGCGGTGGGCCTGCCCGCGTACCCGGCGCGCGTGGTGCGTGATCCCACCGGCGCAGGCGACAGCTTCGCCGGCGGATTCATGGGGTATCTGGCGCATGCCGGAATGGAGAACCTGGGGAGTCTCAAGCGGGCCATCGTTCGCGGCACGGTGGCATCGTCGTTCCAGATCGAGGATTTCTCCACGCGGCGGACCGAGCGCCTGAAGCGCGAGGAGATTGACG from Phycisphaerae bacterium encodes:
- a CDS encoding XamI family restriction endonuclease, giving the protein MAINLDKPHRWKADIAASVDMFNDWFLKFAPQAYRDSRRGAVRDVRKAFRRTGDLTTIRSTTILEAPSILQVLRMATCPPLARDRLVGLAYTSKSFVQALESGRIPLRMKEDERRDHAARICQTITRMIDQDVAVWLERRTTANPTQRSRAATIIADRLCGAVSDPIIRNAQEKRQLDRLASYLTAKQYSHVQPAPAAPITAMKSGTFGFRVTVRAGTARTVNIPVDFVFQPHEASNGRLPVLIEAKSAGDFTNVNKRRKEEATKIRQLRETYGDNVQYLLFLCGYFDSGYLGYEAAEGIDWIWEHRIEDLDQLGL
- a CDS encoding aldehyde dehydrogenase family protein, which gives rise to MLNKNYPYYLANKPVQANTDLEVRNKYTNEVATRVAKADAKTIDTAIAAAVEAFPRMRKLPAYHRQAVLNHVVKRVEERKDELARALCIEAGKPIRDARGEVARLADTFRVAAEESVRMGGEVMTLDISARVEGYEGLWKRFPIGPCSFISPFNFPLNLVAHKVAPAIAVGCPFILKPASWTPIGAIILGEILAETDLPPGAFSILPCSREGADLFTTDERLKLLSFTGSPDVGWELKAKAGKKKVVLELGGNAACIVDQDADIDFAAERIILGAFYQSGQSCISVQRILAHESVYPRLAGLLKDRCAKLKMGDPQEEDTFIGPMISEGDAKRMEEWVDEAKKRGAKVICGGKRHGLFYEATLLESVPRDAKISCVEVFGPAATLEPFTSFAEACRVVDDSVYGLQAGVFTKNIDRAWYAYNELDVGGVVINDVPSFRVDNMPYGGIKDSGLGREGVRFAMEDMTEIKMLVMNKVGRL
- a CDS encoding sugar kinase, which translates into the protein MSLLVTGSLGIDNIISPHGEAENVLGGTAVNFALAAAFYGPVRLVGVVGGDFPPAFRRVLEERRIDLSGLEVREQSRTFRWTGKYTGDMNEAETVDVHLNVLAEAAPKVPAPFVDSDYAFLAATHPTSQRELLGQLTGPRLVVCDTMNLWIKTERDSLIETLRRVHGVILNDGEARMLTEKMNLLLAADTILELGPRFVIIKKGEHGALLVTREQAVGLPAYPARVVRDPTGAGDSFAGGFMGYLAHAGMENLGSLKRAIVRGTVASSFQIEDFSTRRTERLKREEIDARVDEYVRMLRID